TGGGTAGAGGTGGGGTTTGAGCCACATAAGCAGTATTGGAGATATCTCAACCGTGGGTGGAAACTTGCTTCAGAGGCAAGGATAAAGCTTGATAAGAAGAACAGACAGCTAGTAATATACCTAGCATTTGCTAGGGATGTGGAGGCTTACAAGCCTAGGGGGCTCCTACCAATAGATGTTAATGAGAATAATATCACGATACTTCTTGATGGAATAGCATATCTATTCGAAACAGATCTGGGAAAGATAGTCCTGGGATACCACTATCGTAGGAAGAGTGTTCAGAAGAAATACGATAAACCCTATGCCAATACAAGGGCTAAGAATAAGATTATGAGGAAGTTAAAAGAGAGGAAGAAGAAAGATGATACGAGGTGGAAGATTGCTGGCATAATAGTTAGAACAGCCTATGAGAAGGGATATGCCATCGATCTTGAAAGGCTTGGTAAGAAGCCTGCTGAGAAGATGATCTCTAGGATTAAAGATAAGCAGCTTAGACACAGGATCTTCCAAGCATCATTCAAAGGAGTTCAAAGGGCTATCGAGGAGAAGGCTAGGGAATACGGTGTCCCAATAATCTATGAAAATCCGAAGAACACCTCTAGAGAATGCCCGATCCACAAAGCAGAGATAATCTATAGCGACGAAACCAGGGTCGGGATATGCAGCGTTGGTGGGGAGAAGTGGCACCGCGATGTAGCATCTGTATGGAACCTCTTCCTCAGAGCCCGCCCGGGTGATGGGAGCTCTGCTCCAAGCCCAGGCGGGCTAAACCTAGATGGGAGCCCCATGCCGTTGGGCTCAACAGCAACCCATGAACCCATAGAGATACCAAGATCTCTGTGGGCGAGGTGGAAGTCCCTACCGCAAACACAAAAAACATCATTATTAAATAATAAGGAAGCGGTA
This portion of the Sulfolobales archaeon genome encodes:
- a CDS encoding transposase codes for the protein MARVTRTVVVKSIRLPRKLFNVFVELEGMYRNMVEQLTIYAIRNDITSFTRLKASNYHGMRSLYPNIPSHYIYTACQDASARVKSFIKRKKKGLARRGYPEIRRISIWLDDHIWRLNGLTSIKIATHRGWVEVGFEPHKQYWRYLNRGWKLASEARIKLDKKNRQLVIYLAFARDVEAYKPRGLLPIDVNENNITILLDGIAYLFETDLGKIVLGYHYRRKSVQKKYDKPYANTRAKNKIMRKLKERKKKDDTRWKIAGIIVRTAYEKGYAIDLERLGKKPAEKMISRIKDKQLRHRIFQASFKGVQRAIEEKAREYGVPIIYENPKNTSRECPIHKAEIIYSDETRVGICSVGGEKWHRDVASVWNLFLRARPGDGSSAPSPGGLNLDGSPMPLGSTATHEPIEIPRSLWARWKSLPQTQKTSLLNNKEAVGTNGLRNRV